In Saccharicrinis fermentans DSM 9555 = JCM 21142, a genomic segment contains:
- a CDS encoding DUF6132 family protein, with protein sequence MKIWEKIKKQRPQRIVLAITIGAVLGYAYYYFIGCSTGSCPITSNPINSILYGGFAGLVVSIQ encoded by the coding sequence ATGAAGATTTGGGAGAAAATAAAAAAACAAAGACCACAGCGAATTGTTTTAGCTATAACAATTGGTGCAGTATTGGGGTATGCTTATTATTATTTCATTGGGTGCAGTACAGGAAGCTGTCCCATCACATCGAATCCTATAAACAGCATCTTATATGGCGGATTTGCCGGATTGGTTGTAAGTATTCAGTAA